From Cricetulus griseus strain 17A/GY chromosome 1 unlocalized genomic scaffold, alternate assembly CriGri-PICRH-1.0 chr1_0, whole genome shotgun sequence, a single genomic window includes:
- the LOC100752761 gene encoding histone-binding protein RBBP7: MTHALQWPSLTVQWLPEVTKPEGKDYALHWLVLGTHTSDEQNHLVVARVHIPNDDAQFDASHCDSDKGEFGGFGSVTGKIECEIKINHEGEVNRARYMPQNPHIIATKTPSSDVLVFDYTKHPAKPDPSGECNPDLRLRGHQKEGYGLSWNSNLSGHLLSASDDHTVCLWDINAGPKEGKIVDAKAIFTGHSAVVEDVAWHLLHESLFGSVADDQKLMIWDTRSNTTSKPSHLVDAHTAEVNCLSFNPYSEFILATGSADKTVALWDLRNLKLKLHTFESHKDEIFQVHWSPHNETILASSGTDRRLNVWDLSKIGEEQSAEDAEDGPPELLFIHGGHTAKISDFSWNPNEPWVICSVSEDNIMQIWQMAENIYNDEESDVTTSELEGQGS; encoded by the coding sequence ATGACCCATGCTCTTCAGTGGCCCAGTCTTACCGTTCAGTGGCTTCCTGAAGTGACTAAACCAGAAGGAAAGGATTATGCCCTTCATTGGCTAGTGCTGGGCACTCATACATCTGACGAGCAGAATCATCTGGTGGTTGCTCGAGTTCATATTCCCAATGATGATGCACAGTTTGATGCTTCCCATTGTGACAGTGACAAGGGAGAATTTGGTGGCTTTGGTTCCGTAACAGGAAAAATTgaatgtgaaattaaaattaatcatgaAGGAGAAGTAAACCGTGCTCGTTATATGCCACAGAATCCTCACATCATTGCCACAAAAACACCATCTTctgatgttttggtttttgacTATACAAAACACCCTGCTAAACCAGATCCAAGTGGAGAATGTAATCCTGATCTTAGATTGAGAGGTCACCAAAAGGAAGGCTATGGTCTTTCCTGGAATTCTAATTTGAGTGGACATCTCCTGAGTGCATCTGATGACCATACTGTCTGCCTGTGGGATATAAATGCAGGACCAAAGGAAGGCAAAATTGTGGATGCTAAAGCAATCTTTACTGGCCACTCAGCTGTTGTAGAGGATGTGGCCTGGCATCTGCTGCATGAGTCCTTGTTTGGATCTGTTGCTGATGATCAGAAACTTATGATATGGGACACCAGATCCAATACCACTTCTAAGCCAAGTCATTTGGTGGATGCACACACTGCTGAGGTCAACTGCCTCTCATTCAATCCCTACAGCGAGTTCATTCTAGCAACTGGCTCTGCAGATAAGACTGTTGCTTTATGGGATCTGCGCAATCTAAAACTAAAACTCCATACTTTTGAATCGCATAAGGATGAAATTTTCCAGGTTCACTGGTCTCCACATAATGAAACTATTCTGGCTTCAAGTGGTACTGATCGCCGCCTGAATGTGTGGGATTTAAGTAAAATTGGAGAAGAACAGTCAGCAGAAGATGCAGAAGATGGGCCTCCAGAACTCCTGTTTATTCATGGAGGACACACTGCCAAGATCTCAGACTTCAGTTGGAACCCCAATGAGCCTTGGGTCATTTGCTCAGTGTCTGAAGATAACATCATGCAGATATGGCAGATGGCTGAAAATATTTACAATGATGAAGAGTCAGATGTCACGACATCGGAACTGGAGGGACAAGGATCTTAA